In a single window of the Cucurbita pepo subsp. pepo cultivar mu-cu-16 chromosome LG18, ASM280686v2, whole genome shotgun sequence genome:
- the LOC111779782 gene encoding Golgi apparatus membrane protein-like protein ECHIDNA, whose amino-acid sequence MDPNQPPVENYANPKTCFFHVFFKAGALAFYILSSLFFSSFVIIFVVTVFLAALDFWVVKNLSGRILVGLRWWNEIDDMGESVWKFESLDQESLARMNKKDSWLFWWTLYLTAVAWTVLGIFSLIKFQADYLLVVGVCLTLSIANIIGFTKCRKDAKKQFQQFATQTIASQFSSTLQSAFSV is encoded by the exons ATGGATCCGAATCAG CCACCCGTAGAAAATTATGCTAACCCGAAGACTTGTTTCTTTCATGTCTTTTTTAAG gcTGGAGCATTGGCTTTTTACATTCTTTCCTCTCTATTTTTCAGCAgttttgttatcatttttgTGGTGACTGTTTTTCTCGCTGCTCTCGACTTTTGGGTTGTGAAGAATTTGAGTGGACGTATATTGGTCGGTTTAAGGTGGTGGAATGAAATAGATGATATGGGTGAGAGTGTGTGGAAATTTGAAAGCCTTGATCAAGAG TCATTGGCTCGGATGAACAAAAAAGATTCCTGGCTGTTCTGGTGGACCTTGTACCTCACG GCAGTTGCATGGACTGTGCTGGGCATATTCTCGTTGATAAAGTTTCAAGCTGATTATCTCCTCGTCGTAGGAGTTTGTTTGACTTTGAGCATTGCAAACATTATCGGCTTTACAAAATGTCGTAAAG ATGCGAAGAAGCAGTTTCAGCAATTTGCCACGCAGACCATTGCTTCTCAGTTCTCTTCTACATTACAATCAGCCTTTAGTGTATGA
- the LOC111779784 gene encoding AP-3 complex subunit mu isoform X1 — protein MLQCIFLLSDSGEIMLEKQLTGHRVDRSICAWFWEQSVSQGDSFKLQPVIASPTHYLFQVVREGITFLACTQVEMPPLMGIEFLCRVADVLTDYLGELNEDLVKDNFVIVYELLDEMIDNGFPLTTEPNILREIIAPPNLVSKVLSVVTGNSSNVSDTIPGAIASHVPWRTTDPKYAKNEVNVDLVEEMDAILNRDGHLVKCEIYGEIQVNSHLSGLPDLTLSFTNPSILDDVRFHPCVRFRPWESHQILSFVPPDGQFKLMSYRVRKLKNTPVYVKPQFTSDAGMCRVSVLVGIRHDPGKPIDSIDVQFQLPSCVLSADLTSNYGTVNILSNKMCSWTIGKMPKDKTPSMSGTLTLETGLQQLHIFPTFQVRFKIMGLVLSALQVDKLDVKNLPNHPYKGFRALTRAGKFEVRS, from the exons ATGTTGCAATGCATATTTCTGCTATCCGATTCAGG AGAGATTATGCTGGAGAAACAGCTCACTGGCCATCGTGTCGACCGATCTATTTGTGCTTGGTTCTGGGAGCAATCCGTATCTCAAGGTGATTCCTTCAAG CTGCAGCCGGTGATTGCTTCTCCGACACATTATCTTTTCCAAGTTGTTCGTGAGGGAATCACTTTCTTGGCCTGCACCCAAGTTGAAATGCCCCCTTTAATGGGGATTGAG TTCCTCTGCAGAGTGGCGGATGTTCTCACAGATTATCTTGGGGAGTTGAATGAAGATTTGGTAAAGGATAACTTTGTCATTGTATATGAG CTTCTGGATGAGATGATAGACAATGGCTTCCCCCTCACTACAGAACCTAATATCCTGAGAGAAATCATAGCTCCACCGAACCTTGTCAGCAAAGTTTTGAGTGTCGTGACTGGTAACAGTTCGAATGTGAGCGACACCATTCCAGGTGCAATTGCATCTCATGTTCCATGGAGAACAACAGATCCAAAATATGCTAAAAATGAAGTTAATGTTGATCTTGTGGAGGAGATGGACGCAATTCTAAACAG GGATGGCCACCTGGTCAAGTGTGAAATTTATGGTGAAATTCAAGTAAATTCTCATCTATCTGGTCTTCCTGATTTGACACTCTCATTTACAAACCCTTCCATTCTTGATGATGTGAGATTCCATCCCTGTGTTCGGTTTCGCCCATGGGAATCACATCAGATCCTATCATTTGTGCCTCCTGATGGGCAGTTTAAGCTCATGAGTTACAG GGTTAGAAAGTTGAAGAATACTCCTGTATATGTAAAGCCTCAGTTTACATCAGATGCTGGGATGTGCCGGGTCAGTGTGTTAGTAGGAATTCGACATGATCCTGGAAAGCCGATTGACTCAATCGATGTGCAGTTTCAGTTGCCCTCGTGCGTTTTATCAGCTGACCTTACTTCAAATTATGGAACAGTGAACATCCTATCTAATAAG ATGTGTTCTTGGACAATTGGAAAGATGCCAAAAGATAAAACCCCTTCAATGTCTGGAACATTAACACTCGAGACAGGATTACAACAGCTTCATATATTTCCAACATTTCAAGTACGTTttaagatcatgggtttagtTCTCTCTGCCCTGCAAGTAGATAAACTCGACGTGAAGAACTTGCCAAATCATCCTTACAAAGGCTTTCGAGCTCTAACACGAGCTGGGAAGTTCGAAGTAAGGTCGTAA
- the LOC111779784 gene encoding AP-3 complex subunit mu isoform X2 — protein sequence MLQCIFLLSDSGEIMLEKQLTGHRVDRSICAWFWEQSVSQGDSFKPVIASPTHYLFQVVREGITFLACTQVEMPPLMGIEFLCRVADVLTDYLGELNEDLVKDNFVIVYELLDEMIDNGFPLTTEPNILREIIAPPNLVSKVLSVVTGNSSNVSDTIPGAIASHVPWRTTDPKYAKNEVNVDLVEEMDAILNRDGHLVKCEIYGEIQVNSHLSGLPDLTLSFTNPSILDDVRFHPCVRFRPWESHQILSFVPPDGQFKLMSYRVRKLKNTPVYVKPQFTSDAGMCRVSVLVGIRHDPGKPIDSIDVQFQLPSCVLSADLTSNYGTVNILSNKMCSWTIGKMPKDKTPSMSGTLTLETGLQQLHIFPTFQVRFKIMGLVLSALQVDKLDVKNLPNHPYKGFRALTRAGKFEVRS from the exons ATGTTGCAATGCATATTTCTGCTATCCGATTCAGG AGAGATTATGCTGGAGAAACAGCTCACTGGCCATCGTGTCGACCGATCTATTTGTGCTTGGTTCTGGGAGCAATCCGTATCTCAAGGTGATTCCTTCAAG CCGGTGATTGCTTCTCCGACACATTATCTTTTCCAAGTTGTTCGTGAGGGAATCACTTTCTTGGCCTGCACCCAAGTTGAAATGCCCCCTTTAATGGGGATTGAG TTCCTCTGCAGAGTGGCGGATGTTCTCACAGATTATCTTGGGGAGTTGAATGAAGATTTGGTAAAGGATAACTTTGTCATTGTATATGAG CTTCTGGATGAGATGATAGACAATGGCTTCCCCCTCACTACAGAACCTAATATCCTGAGAGAAATCATAGCTCCACCGAACCTTGTCAGCAAAGTTTTGAGTGTCGTGACTGGTAACAGTTCGAATGTGAGCGACACCATTCCAGGTGCAATTGCATCTCATGTTCCATGGAGAACAACAGATCCAAAATATGCTAAAAATGAAGTTAATGTTGATCTTGTGGAGGAGATGGACGCAATTCTAAACAG GGATGGCCACCTGGTCAAGTGTGAAATTTATGGTGAAATTCAAGTAAATTCTCATCTATCTGGTCTTCCTGATTTGACACTCTCATTTACAAACCCTTCCATTCTTGATGATGTGAGATTCCATCCCTGTGTTCGGTTTCGCCCATGGGAATCACATCAGATCCTATCATTTGTGCCTCCTGATGGGCAGTTTAAGCTCATGAGTTACAG GGTTAGAAAGTTGAAGAATACTCCTGTATATGTAAAGCCTCAGTTTACATCAGATGCTGGGATGTGCCGGGTCAGTGTGTTAGTAGGAATTCGACATGATCCTGGAAAGCCGATTGACTCAATCGATGTGCAGTTTCAGTTGCCCTCGTGCGTTTTATCAGCTGACCTTACTTCAAATTATGGAACAGTGAACATCCTATCTAATAAG ATGTGTTCTTGGACAATTGGAAAGATGCCAAAAGATAAAACCCCTTCAATGTCTGGAACATTAACACTCGAGACAGGATTACAACAGCTTCATATATTTCCAACATTTCAAGTACGTTttaagatcatgggtttagtTCTCTCTGCCCTGCAAGTAGATAAACTCGACGTGAAGAACTTGCCAAATCATCCTTACAAAGGCTTTCGAGCTCTAACACGAGCTGGGAAGTTCGAAGTAAGGTCGTAA
- the LOC111779785 gene encoding psbP domain-containing protein 1, chloroplastic, producing the protein MAVILDSFLPPIHTLTSSSRKWIPTASSSPRWPPIDSSPKSRFSLSSESQPIKGLAVPRRSAMALILSSCIFSNSALAEQSVGLLEYIDTFDGYSFNYPKNWIQVRGAGADIFFRDPFVLDENISVEFSSPSSSRYKSVEDLGPPEEAGKKVLKQYLTEFMSTRLGVRRESNILSTSSRMADDGRTYYQVEVNIKSYANNNELAVMPQDRVVRLEWDRRYLSVLGVENNRLYELRLQTPENVFVEEENELRQVMDSFRVNKVNA; encoded by the exons ATGGCTGTAATCCTCGATTCCTTCTTACCTCCAATTCACACACTCACTTCTTCATCTCGGAAATGGATTCCAACCGCTTCCTCGTCTCCGCGATGGCCGCCGATCGATTCATCCCCCAAATCTCGCTTCTCACTCAGTTCTGAATCTCAACCG ATTAAAGGCCTTGCAGTTCCGAGGAGGAGTGCGATGGCGTTGATCTTGTCCTCTTGTATTTTCTCGAATTCGGCATTGGCTGAGCAATCTGTTGGATTATTGGAATACATTGACACATTTGATGGCTATTCGTTCAATTACCCTAAGAATTGGATTCAAGTTCGAGGGGCGGGGGCTGACATATTCTTTAGGGATCCGTTTGTTCTTGATGAGAATATTTCCGTGGAGTTCTCGTCGCCGTCTTCTTCTAGGTATAAGAGCGTTGAGGATTTGGGACCTCCTGAAGAAGCGGGGAAGAAAGTGCTGAAACAGTATTTGACAGAGTTCATGTCTACAAGGCTTGGGGTTAGAAGGGAATCCAACATTCTTTCTACTTCTTCAAGAATGGCGGATGATGGCAGGACTTACTACCAAGTTGAG GTAAACATAAAGTCATATGCAAACAACAATGAACTGGCAGTAATGCCACAGGATCGGGTGGTTCGTCTGGAATGGGACCGAAGATATCTCTCCGTTCTCGGAGTCGAAAACAATCGGCTGTACGAACTGAGATTACAAACCCCAGAAAATGTGtttgtagaagaagaaaatgagctGCGTCAAGTTATGGATTCTTTCAGAGTCAACAAAGTGAATGCATGA
- the LOC111779786 gene encoding ribosome biogenesis protein BRX1 homolog 1-like, protein MVKKRKHSETLPAVPVKKDDVAPERSKRTLTGWKDKEVITKSESDSDHAVFRNKEKVLVTCSRRINFRYRHLMLNMVSLLPHCKKDNKVESRSTKGATLNELVELKGCSSSLFFECRKHKDLYLWMAKCPSGPSVKFLVNAVHTMEELKLTGNHLKGSRPILTFSSNFDKDAHWKLLKEIIVQIFGTPKEHRHSKPYHDHVFVFSIVDDHIWFRNYQIAVPHNESDKVARGGLDKMTLIEVGPRFCLNPIKIFGGSFGGPTLYENPLYVSPNQIRALEKKQKAGKYSKKVKAKTRRKMHELSNPLEPDEFADMWKE, encoded by the exons ATGgtgaagaagaggaagcaTAGCGAGACTTTGCCGGCAGTACCGGTTAAGAAGGATGATGTTGCCCCCGAGAGATCCAAGCGGACGCTCACGGGTTGGAAAGACAAGGAAGTCATAACAAAGAGTGAATCTGATTCTGATCATGCTGTTTTTCGAAATAAAGAGAAAGTTCTTGTCACTTGTTCCCGCCGAATCAATTTCAG GTATCGGCATTTGATGTTGAATATGGTATCACTTTTGCCACATTGTAAGAAGGATAACAAGGTGGAGTCAAGGTCCACCAAGGGTGCAACGCTGAATGAGCTGGTTGAGCTCAAGGGTTGTTCTTCCAGCCTATTTTTTGAG TGTAGAAAACATAAAGATCTCTATTTATGGATGGCAAAGTGCCCTAGTGGACCATCTGTGAAGTTTTTAGTTAATGCCG TGCATACAATGGAAGAACTGAAGCTTACAGGGAACCATCTGAAAGGTTCCCGTCCGATTTTGACATTCTcatcaaattttgataaagATGCCCACTGGAAACTTCTGAAGGAAATAATTGTTCAG ATTTTTGGAACTCCGAAGGAACATCGACATTCGAAGCCATACCATGATCATGTATTTGTTTTCTCCATTGTAGATGACCACATATGGTTCCGAAATTACCAG ATAGCTGTTCCACATAATGAATCAGATAAAGTAGCTCGTGGAGGACTAGATAAAATGACTCTCATTGAG GTCGGCCCACGATTCTGTTTGAATCCAATCAAGATATTTGGTGGCAGTTTTGGAGGTCCAACCCTATACGAGAATCCGCTCTACGTATCGCCAAACCAG ATTCGAGCATTGGAGAAGAAGCAGAAGGCTGGAAAATACTCGAAGAAAGTTAAAGCGAAAACGAGGAGGAAGATGCACGAGTTATCAAATCCATTGGAACCGGACGAGTTTGCTGATATGTGGAAGGAATAG